A genomic stretch from Thunnus maccoyii chromosome 19, fThuMac1.1, whole genome shotgun sequence includes:
- the m17 gene encoding IL-6 subfamily cytokine M17 — MNGHVKSMHFQQFMEPATTLLSLLLLMAVYSTRTVAASRNQQCWNSLQQTLKQTRLIHKESVDLIKTYKDSQGDMSEFFCKVSMNDVPDSNISGMEPSERIMSIYTHLQVFFPHLKRVYEQQTDLQSSTSPLLAELTRVSSRSRYLAALLNSFYQSLFPNLPLPEPAGWPTSLPPPQNIFQQKVYGCVVLKTYKNFLSNVSKELRSLKSKVCRI; from the exons ATGAATGGTCATGTAAAGAGCATGCATTTTCAACAGTTTATGGAACCAGCAACAA CATTactctctctcctgctgcttATGGCTGTTTATTCAACAAGAACTGTGGCAGCAAGCAGAAACCAGCAGTGTTGGAATTCTCTGCAACAGACTTTGAAGCAGACCAGACTCATACACAAGGAATCTGTTGACCTAATCAAAACATAT AAAGACTCTCAAGGAGACATGTCAGAATTCTTCTGCAAGGTGTCAATGAACGACGTCCCCGATTCCAACATCTCTGGTATGGAGCCCTCAGAGAGGATAATGAGCATCTACACACACCTCCAAGTCTTCTTCCCACATTTAAAACGTGTGTACGAACAGCAGACAGACTTACAGTCATCTACGAGCCCACTGCTGGCCGAGCTCACCAGGGTCAGCAGTCGGAGCAGGTATTTGGCTGCTCTCCTAAACAGCTTTTATCAGAGCCTCTTCCCAAACCTGCCTCTACCGGAGCCTGCAGGGTGGCCGACGTCACTACCTCCACCTCAGAACATCTTCCAGCAGAAGGTCTACGGCTGCGTGGTCCTGAAGACCTACAAGAATTTCCTGTCAAATGTTTCAAAGGAATTGAGATCTCTAAAAAGCAAAGTGTGCAGGATATAA